One window of the Ciona intestinalis unplaced genomic scaffold, KH HT000174.2, whole genome shotgun sequence genome contains the following:
- the LOC100175902 gene encoding elongation factor-like GTPase 1 isoform X2 — protein sequence MKATDIENVKQLQKNSQNIRNICILAHVDHGKTTLADALIASNGIISKRMAGKLRYMDSRDDEQLRGITMKSSAISLRYALAAGEEYLINLIDSPGHVDFGSEVCTAVRLCDGAIVVVDVVEGVCPQTHAVLRQAWLEKLSPILVLNKIDRLITELKFTPEEAHLHLQQVLEQVNAVTGSLYSAEVLEKIGQTESSQVETENGEEVVYDWSSGIADTDDSKLYFSPSHGNVVFASAADGWGFKIQHFSRIFSTKLGIREKVLNRTLWGDYYVNNKAKKILKGAQAKGKKTLFVQFILENLWSIYDAVYIRRDKERSEKITKSLNLNISARDVRVGKSEPKTYLQAICGQWLPLAEAVLSSVCQYLPSPSDISGERVEGLMCGSTRSFSALHSKSQDLKQDFLSCGSDSSTTIVLVSKMVAVDSKLMPQNKQRPLTVEEIVKRRELVRQKHAERKLAETNSSNHKEDQPTDADASNKSSESPEISEQVPEKEEKQEQFVAFARVFSGTLKVGQKLYVLGPKYDPAPFIGLEDSELEEAINSNPHISVTTVTAIYLWMGRELEALEEAASGCIIGIGGLEEVVLNSATLCSSMACPPFNALTVDVAPIIRVAVESYLLSEMSCLVEGLKLLNQADPCVQVMVQETGEHVIIAAGEVHLQRCLDDLKNRFAKIEIKSSAPIVPFRETVIPRPKVDVLNELIETQDKDIMQKWNLKDKESGDGNLTKESEKLLNAKSKKGIVVMETPNKQSTLVVRAVSLPPDVIKLLEENGDLLKVLSSMEAIFKDLWFHRRRRLLSTGSNISSQGEEDGAEIPSLENNVTSVKNIIKNVLFQLKIKPETLEEIKKLKSDLETAFENAGRRKWSNAVEHIWAFGPRGNGPNILLNKEDDYRRPSIWTCVGDNVDIDIGSYRECDHSIISGFQLATLSGPLCEEPMYGICFVIEEWKVSAPPVSSQEHKETKEEQVVTFADDLTPVQSNSQLGPLSGQLISTSKESCRRSFQAQPQRLMAAMYTCNIQATG from the exons ATGAAAGCAACAGACATTGAAAACGTGAAACAACTTCAGAAAAATTCGCAAAATATTCGGAACATTTGTATATTGGCACATGTTGACCATG gcaAAACAACTTTAGCCGATGCGTTAATTGCCAGCAATGGAATCATATCGAAAAGAATGGCTGGAAAG TTACGATACATGGACAGCAGAGATGATGAACAACTGAGGGGAATTACCATGAAATCAAGCGCAATATCTCTCCGTTATGCATTAG CTGCAGGAGAAGAATATCTCATCAATTTAATTGATTCGCCCGGCCATGTTGACTTTGGTAGTGAAGTTTGTACGGCAGTTCGACTTTGTGATGGAGCTATTGTTGTTGTAGACGTCGTGGAAGGTGTTTGCCCGCAG ACACACGCAGTTCTTCGGCAAGCTTGGCTGGAAAAGTTAAGCCCTATACTTGTGTTGAATAAAATAGATCGACTTATTACTGAACTCAAGTTTACCCCTGAGGAAGCCCATTTACATCTGCAACAAGTTTTGGAACAG GTGAATGCAGTTACTGGAAGTTTGTATTCTGCTGAAGTTTTAGAGAAAATCGGCCAAACTGAATCGTCCCAAGTTGAAACTGAAAACGGAGAAGag GTGGTATATGACTGGAGCAGTGGGATAGCAGACACTGATGAttcaaagttatatttttcacCAAGTCATGGAAACGTTGTGTTTGCTTCTGCAGCCGATGGCTGGGGGTTCaa AATTCAACATTTTTCTCGCATATTTTCTACAAAACTTGGAATTcgtgaaaaagttttaaaccgAACATTATGGGGGGATTATTATGTGAATAATAAAGCCAAGAAGATTCTTAAAGGTGCACAG GCAAAGGGAAAGAAGACGTTATTTGTTCAATTTATTCTTGAAAACTTGTGGTCAATATATGATGCAGTTTACATTAGAAG AGATAAGGAAAGAAGcgaaaaaatcacaaaatctTTAAATCTTAACATTTCCGCTCGTGACGTGCGAGTTGGAAAATCTGAACCTAAAACTTATCTTCAAGCAATATGTGGTCAGTGGTTGCCGTTAGCTGAAGCTGTGCTTT CAAGTGTATGTCAATACCTTCCTAGCCCATCAGACATTAGTGGGGAAAGGGTGGAAGGTTTAATGTGTGGATCAACAAGGAGCTTCTCTGCTTTACATTCAAAATCACAAGACTTAAAGCAAG attttctaAGTTGTGGCTCTGATTCTTCTACTACCATTGTGCTCGTGTCGAAAATGGTTGCTGTGGATTCAAAACTTATGCCGCAGAATAAACAAAG ACCTTTAACTGTTGAAGAAATTGTTAAACGAAGAGAACTGGTTCGGCAAAAACATGCTGAGAGAAAATTAGCGGAAACAAACAGCTCCAACCATAAAGAGGATCAACCAACTGATGCAGACGCTTCTAATAAGTCCTCAGAAAGTCCTGAAATTTCGGAACAAGTTCCAGAGAAGGAAGAGAAGCAGGAGCAGTTTGTTGCTTTTGCTCGTGTTTTTAGTGGAACCTTGAAAGTTGGGCAGAAATTATACGTTCTTGGTCCGAAGTATGACCCAGCACCTTTTATTGGTTTGGAG gaTTCTGAATTAGAAGAAGCAATTAACTCTAACCCCCATATATCGGTGACAACAGTTACGGCGATCTATTTATGGATGGGAAGAGAATTAGAAGCGTTAGAAGAAGCTGCTTCAGGTTGTATTATAG GTATTGGTGGCTTGGAAGAGGTGGTGCTTAACTCAGCAACATTATGCAGTAGTATGGCTTGCCCTCCATTCAATGCACTTACTGTAGATGTGGCTCCCATTATTAGAGTGGCTGTGGAATCATATTTGTTAA GTGAAATGTCATGTTTGGTAGAAGGCTTGAAGTTGCTCAACCAAGCTGATCCATGCGTGCAGGTGATGGTGCAAGAAACAGGGGAACACGTGATCATCGCAGCCGGCGAAGTTCATCTGCAAAGATGTCTTGATGATTTAAAGAACAG atttgcgAAGATTGAGATCAAATCATCCGCTCCCATCGTTCCCTTCCGTGAAACGGTGATTCCTCGTCCCAAAGTTGATGTTTTAAACGAACTCATTGAAACACAAGATAAAGATATCATGCAGAAGTGGAATCTTAAGGATAAAG AATCTGGTGACGGCAATTTGACGAAAGAATctgaaaaattattaaacgcAAAATCTAAGAAAGGAATTGTGGTGATGGAAACTCCTAACAAGCAAAGTACTTTAGTTGTACG AGCTGTTTCCCTGCCTCCGGATGTGATTAAACTCCTGGAGGAGAATGGGGATCTTCTTAAAGTCCTCTCATCCATGGAGGCGATTTTCAAGGACCTCTGGTTCCACAGAAGGAGAAGATTATTGAGCACGGGGAGCAACATCAGTAGTCAGGGGGAGGAAGACGGGGCGGAG atACCAAGTCTAGAAAACAACGTTACCAGCGTGAAAAACATCATTAAGAATGTCCTTTTCcaactaaaaattaaaccagAGACCttagaagaaataaaaaaactaaaatcagATTTGGAAACTGCGTTTGAAAATGCTGGCCGCAGAAAATGGTCAAATGCCGTTGAACATATTTGGGCGTTTGGTCCTCGTGGAAATGGACCTAacatacttttaaataaagaagatGATTATAGGAGACCTTCAATTTGGACTTGTGTGGGGGATAATGTTGATATTG ATATTGGTTCTTACCGTGAGTGTGACCACAGTATTATAAGTGGATTCCAACTTGCCACGTTATCTGGACCTCTATGTGAGGAACCTATGTATGGAATATGTTTTGTGATCGAAGAATGGAAAGTCTCTGCTCCTCCTGTTTCCTCCCAGGAgcataaagaaacaaaagagGAGCAAGTCGTCACTTTTGCTGATGATCTTACTCCAGTTCAaag caATTCCCAACTAGGTCCATTATCTGGTCAATTAATATCAACATCCAAAGAAAGTTGCAGGAGATCATTTCAGGCTCAACCACAACGTTTAATGGCAGCCATGTACACGTGTAATATACAAGCTACTGGCTGA
- the LOC100175902 gene encoding elongation factor-like GTPase 1 isoform X1 — translation MKATDIENVKQLQKNSQNIRNICILAHVDHGKTTLADALIASNGIISKRMAGKLRYMDSRDDEQLRGITMKSSAISLRYALAAGEEYLINLIDSPGHVDFGSEVCTAVRLCDGAIVVVDVVEGVCPQTHAVLRQAWLEKLSPILVLNKIDRLITELKFTPEEAHLHLQQVLEQVNAVTGSLYSAEVLEKIGQTESSQVETENGEEVVYDWSSGIADTDDSKLYFSPSHGNVVFASAADGWGFKKIPFFLQTLRIQHFSRIFSTKLGIREKVLNRTLWGDYYVNNKAKKILKGAQAKGKKTLFVQFILENLWSIYDAVYIRRDKERSEKITKSLNLNISARDVRVGKSEPKTYLQAICGQWLPLAEAVLSSVCQYLPSPSDISGERVEGLMCGSTRSFSALHSKSQDLKQDFLSCGSDSSTTIVLVSKMVAVDSKLMPQNKQRPLTVEEIVKRRELVRQKHAERKLAETNSSNHKEDQPTDADASNKSSESPEISEQVPEKEEKQEQFVAFARVFSGTLKVGQKLYVLGPKYDPAPFIGLEDSELEEAINSNPHISVTTVTAIYLWMGRELEALEEAASGCIIGIGGLEEVVLNSATLCSSMACPPFNALTVDVAPIIRVAVESYLLSEMSCLVEGLKLLNQADPCVQVMVQETGEHVIIAAGEVHLQRCLDDLKNRFAKIEIKSSAPIVPFRETVIPRPKVDVLNELIETQDKDIMQKWNLKDKESGDGNLTKESEKLLNAKSKKGIVVMETPNKQSTLVVRAVSLPPDVIKLLEENGDLLKVLSSMEAIFKDLWFHRRRRLLSTGSNISSQGEEDGAEIPSLENNVTSVKNIIKNVLFQLKIKPETLEEIKKLKSDLETAFENAGRRKWSNAVEHIWAFGPRGNGPNILLNKEDDYRRPSIWTCVGDNVDIDIGSYRECDHSIISGFQLATLSGPLCEEPMYGICFVIEEWKVSAPPVSSQEHKETKEEQVVTFADDLTPVQSNSQLGPLSGQLISTSKESCRRSFQAQPQRLMAAMYTCNIQATG, via the exons ATGAAAGCAACAGACATTGAAAACGTGAAACAACTTCAGAAAAATTCGCAAAATATTCGGAACATTTGTATATTGGCACATGTTGACCATG gcaAAACAACTTTAGCCGATGCGTTAATTGCCAGCAATGGAATCATATCGAAAAGAATGGCTGGAAAG TTACGATACATGGACAGCAGAGATGATGAACAACTGAGGGGAATTACCATGAAATCAAGCGCAATATCTCTCCGTTATGCATTAG CTGCAGGAGAAGAATATCTCATCAATTTAATTGATTCGCCCGGCCATGTTGACTTTGGTAGTGAAGTTTGTACGGCAGTTCGACTTTGTGATGGAGCTATTGTTGTTGTAGACGTCGTGGAAGGTGTTTGCCCGCAG ACACACGCAGTTCTTCGGCAAGCTTGGCTGGAAAAGTTAAGCCCTATACTTGTGTTGAATAAAATAGATCGACTTATTACTGAACTCAAGTTTACCCCTGAGGAAGCCCATTTACATCTGCAACAAGTTTTGGAACAG GTGAATGCAGTTACTGGAAGTTTGTATTCTGCTGAAGTTTTAGAGAAAATCGGCCAAACTGAATCGTCCCAAGTTGAAACTGAAAACGGAGAAGag GTGGTATATGACTGGAGCAGTGGGATAGCAGACACTGATGAttcaaagttatatttttcacCAAGTCATGGAAACGTTGTGTTTGCTTCTGCAGCCGATGGCTGGGGGTTCaa aAAAATCCCATTTTTTCTCCAAACTCTTAGAATTCAACATTTTTCTCGCATATTTTCTACAAAACTTGGAATTcgtgaaaaagttttaaaccgAACATTATGGGGGGATTATTATGTGAATAATAAAGCCAAGAAGATTCTTAAAGGTGCACAG GCAAAGGGAAAGAAGACGTTATTTGTTCAATTTATTCTTGAAAACTTGTGGTCAATATATGATGCAGTTTACATTAGAAG AGATAAGGAAAGAAGcgaaaaaatcacaaaatctTTAAATCTTAACATTTCCGCTCGTGACGTGCGAGTTGGAAAATCTGAACCTAAAACTTATCTTCAAGCAATATGTGGTCAGTGGTTGCCGTTAGCTGAAGCTGTGCTTT CAAGTGTATGTCAATACCTTCCTAGCCCATCAGACATTAGTGGGGAAAGGGTGGAAGGTTTAATGTGTGGATCAACAAGGAGCTTCTCTGCTTTACATTCAAAATCACAAGACTTAAAGCAAG attttctaAGTTGTGGCTCTGATTCTTCTACTACCATTGTGCTCGTGTCGAAAATGGTTGCTGTGGATTCAAAACTTATGCCGCAGAATAAACAAAG ACCTTTAACTGTTGAAGAAATTGTTAAACGAAGAGAACTGGTTCGGCAAAAACATGCTGAGAGAAAATTAGCGGAAACAAACAGCTCCAACCATAAAGAGGATCAACCAACTGATGCAGACGCTTCTAATAAGTCCTCAGAAAGTCCTGAAATTTCGGAACAAGTTCCAGAGAAGGAAGAGAAGCAGGAGCAGTTTGTTGCTTTTGCTCGTGTTTTTAGTGGAACCTTGAAAGTTGGGCAGAAATTATACGTTCTTGGTCCGAAGTATGACCCAGCACCTTTTATTGGTTTGGAG gaTTCTGAATTAGAAGAAGCAATTAACTCTAACCCCCATATATCGGTGACAACAGTTACGGCGATCTATTTATGGATGGGAAGAGAATTAGAAGCGTTAGAAGAAGCTGCTTCAGGTTGTATTATAG GTATTGGTGGCTTGGAAGAGGTGGTGCTTAACTCAGCAACATTATGCAGTAGTATGGCTTGCCCTCCATTCAATGCACTTACTGTAGATGTGGCTCCCATTATTAGAGTGGCTGTGGAATCATATTTGTTAA GTGAAATGTCATGTTTGGTAGAAGGCTTGAAGTTGCTCAACCAAGCTGATCCATGCGTGCAGGTGATGGTGCAAGAAACAGGGGAACACGTGATCATCGCAGCCGGCGAAGTTCATCTGCAAAGATGTCTTGATGATTTAAAGAACAG atttgcgAAGATTGAGATCAAATCATCCGCTCCCATCGTTCCCTTCCGTGAAACGGTGATTCCTCGTCCCAAAGTTGATGTTTTAAACGAACTCATTGAAACACAAGATAAAGATATCATGCAGAAGTGGAATCTTAAGGATAAAG AATCTGGTGACGGCAATTTGACGAAAGAATctgaaaaattattaaacgcAAAATCTAAGAAAGGAATTGTGGTGATGGAAACTCCTAACAAGCAAAGTACTTTAGTTGTACG AGCTGTTTCCCTGCCTCCGGATGTGATTAAACTCCTGGAGGAGAATGGGGATCTTCTTAAAGTCCTCTCATCCATGGAGGCGATTTTCAAGGACCTCTGGTTCCACAGAAGGAGAAGATTATTGAGCACGGGGAGCAACATCAGTAGTCAGGGGGAGGAAGACGGGGCGGAG atACCAAGTCTAGAAAACAACGTTACCAGCGTGAAAAACATCATTAAGAATGTCCTTTTCcaactaaaaattaaaccagAGACCttagaagaaataaaaaaactaaaatcagATTTGGAAACTGCGTTTGAAAATGCTGGCCGCAGAAAATGGTCAAATGCCGTTGAACATATTTGGGCGTTTGGTCCTCGTGGAAATGGACCTAacatacttttaaataaagaagatGATTATAGGAGACCTTCAATTTGGACTTGTGTGGGGGATAATGTTGATATTG ATATTGGTTCTTACCGTGAGTGTGACCACAGTATTATAAGTGGATTCCAACTTGCCACGTTATCTGGACCTCTATGTGAGGAACCTATGTATGGAATATGTTTTGTGATCGAAGAATGGAAAGTCTCTGCTCCTCCTGTTTCCTCCCAGGAgcataaagaaacaaaagagGAGCAAGTCGTCACTTTTGCTGATGATCTTACTCCAGTTCAaag caATTCCCAACTAGGTCCATTATCTGGTCAATTAATATCAACATCCAAAGAAAGTTGCAGGAGATCATTTCAGGCTCAACCACAACGTTTAATGGCAGCCATGTACACGTGTAATATACAAGCTACTGGCTGA